ttttatattatattattgatcttattattttctacaaaatttatttgaaaattttttcgatatatcaattagttgcggagatatcgatcattgaagttattgtttgctaccagtattttatatatttatttttttcagttataaaaaattactatttccaattgtgtctaccaagtatggtcacatgtatttgcctacatattaaataataataagtacagataatgttatgtgacgttcacttctgattatatatattttaatatttttaattttaaagaatcaatttgaaaatcaaaatcaatttttgctaaataaatttgaaattaattaaaatttgtaaatgtaaatggtaaagttgaaaattaaaacatttactaaaattggaatttgaaattcttgctaaacacagttaaattctaactccgcgcgtggtgattggtcggtttagttcgtttgtttggtcgccctgttttgacaggttagaagttataatttgttattttaaatgtttgactagcaatacgcgctgtttcttctcaatcgactgaattacgattgattgcagagtgatttaaactaataatttacttaacactatcaacatttgtcaatagtatgacataacctataaactcagtttctcaacttttgtgtcaatctaacaattaatcaatcaatcatagtttacgataatgaaatattagtgtacaattatttacctttattgttgtagttgttgtaaatgacgaatctaagcactccacattttcactacagacacagctgacgatactttcaacgattttcaactttagcgattcaacgcgcctaattctctagtgccgcgcgcagcggaccgatcatgtttgagtgggagagagacgcaaggcattcgccggtccggcgggcctctctctcgttcggcgactcactgtaacagacgtgagcgggcgttacactttttcttaaatgactccgagccacaacctaatttaagacgttgtcacgtcaaaacagtTCTTTTTCCATCACTTTGCTgaccgaatgtgcactctttgccttcttcggcggcccttcgccgcgtttgcgccactgtttcgactgttctttggtttccggtgtctaataatgcacccaggtttcatcaacggtgataaatcggcgaaaaaaatccttcggatcgcgccgtatcgTCActaaaagcgtctccgaagtggtcacaggtttttgcatttgatcgattgtcagcaaacgcggcacccatcgcgcggatagctttttcatatccaaatgatggtgaatgatgttgtgcaCGCGTTCGTAGGAAATATTTATGACCTCTAttaacactcgtacgaccacgaacaaattcagctttccaaaattttactgttgctaacgaaggtgcaacctcaccataaacttcgtccaggtcggtTTTGacttgcacattcgttttaccctttttgtggaggaacttaatcaccaaacgatactcgactttttctatttctccgaaaacacgtatttgcttgcttttgacggctgtaaaaaccaaactaattgtttttaaaacttaaaattttgacagacgtcatgtcatgaatggtaaatgtcaacaccgaaaccaatttgGTATCAAGTATCGCCATCTATCAAAGGTGAGTtaaatatcaatctatcctcgtatgTATTAGTATTAGTTTgtcttgtaataaataaaatatacagaaataaGTCGTCTTTTATAACAAAAAGCCCACAGAATAGaacaaacatatttatttctatatttcaattaacttaatttaaaaattgcattTGTTGTTGATTTGTATAACAAGAAGTCACAAGATTTGTGTTTCTATATCAAAATTTATCGCCGAGTTAATGGGCGAACCTTGTcagttaaacaaaacaaaattctgtatccaaataaatgttttaaatttcaGTGACGACAATGCCCGAAAGATGGAAGATACAGAAAAACAATTGGAACAATTGCAAACTAGATTTGTAAGTAATATATTTTCAACTATGGTTTTTTTCCTATCAATTCCGTTACGTGTCATCAATAAGATATCTATGTCGACGTAGAATATTATATTTGGTGTATTAGAAGGTTATCTATAAAGCCATTGCAAAAATTGTAATTGAGATAGGCCATGGAATCATATATAAATATGTAGGTACGATTCTGTAGTGATTGCAATGACGAATGTACGAATTTATTTTGAATATCTAATATGGGAATGTTTAAACCTCCGAATAAAGAATTCTTAGTCCAAGGCCTGCTATGATTACATTTTTTATGGCTCGGTATTcattataacaaatatatttttaaactaatTACGCATTTTAAGACTGAATCATTCCTGGAACAAGAAATAACCAAACTGGCGGGACAATTGGAAACTGCCAAACAAGACAAACAAACGATCGCCGAGCTTCCGCCCCGTACGGTAAAATTGACAAAAAGAGTGGAAGAGTTGAAGGATTTGGCCACAGAAATCAAAAGTACCACCGAAACTGTTCCCGGTATAGAGAAAAAGATCAAGGAAAAAGAAAGTAACATAGAGTTTTTATTGAGACAGATGCGCAATAATGAAGCAAAAAATGATTCTTTGGAGTAAAAGATATTTCTCATATAATTGTTACATATAATTTAAGTTTTCAAGTTAATTTAACCAATTTTcagaatttaaaaattgtttatttgtatttaatatgttttgagtttaatttgtaatttgtttaataCACTTAATGATTTATGAAcaatattaaataatgaaatgCTGTCCTTGTGTTCCATATTCTATCCTATATCCTATTTAATCATTTTCAAATCGTGTAGTAAGTGTCATGGATACAAATAACAGCAAATAGCTAAATTCACGACAGTTGACACCTTAGTTACTACCAGAAAGCAGTAGAGATgtagaaaaataaataagaaatcgttctgaaactgttttcttgtgccATATCTAAATTAACatttatactccattcgcttagctcgggcatattttgacagattcattgttggaaacctacaacacaacaattcctacttctcagtattaatagctcaagtatcctgctattacagacttctttctttaaaaaaagaagaattattctaaatagtggaagtgtatactaattccatcaaattttgggtagtatatatttaaaaaatatattttagttgttataatttaacataattatttattatatggtgcagataaataaatattgattatcGGTAATTCACCaacttctattttatttactatttagtttgtttactattaatattggctatgagtacgtgtgcttggttgtatagtaatttccagccacttttagtctgtcaaaaagtaactagtttcgcaaaaaaataattactaaattttcaaatatttaatttGTCGTCTCACAACTGCGTTGCTATCACTTTCCAGTATTAATAAACATATTAGACGTACAGATCaacaatgttttttttaattctggTACGGCAATAAGCGATTTATAACCTGTTAACATATTTAATCTCCCATCTCTACAGTTACTTGAAAATCAATTGTCAAAATTGGCGCGAAAACACTGAACTGAACCaaacgtttttatttaaaaaaaaaactttttatctgGGTTTTTAGTAATAATTCTTTGGTCGAAATGAATTTACGTCGCAGATCGTCACCACAAGAGAAGGAAGaggaagcaaaaagaatgaagctTGAAGAAGAGAAAATAGCCAAATACAAAGCCAACAGACCGTTTATAAAGTTCAAAGGAAAAATTACCTATCATACAGAACTAATAGACATAGCTTTAGTGAGTGATAATTTATTAGAAAAAGCAAACAGTTCGTCGGAGCTGTTCATCATCGGATTTGACCTGGAGTGGCCGTTTTCTTTCAAAACTGGTCCCGGAAAAACTGCAACCATACAGATTAGCTGTGACGAAAAGCATTGTTACATCTTCCACGTAAGTAAGATTAAAAACCTACCTAAAACCCTCAGCGAACTGTTGATCCATCCAAACGTGCGACTGACTGGGAATTGTATCAAGCAAGATGTTCGAAAACTAGCACGAGATTTCACAGGTTTCGATAGCGATAAAATGGTAGATAATTGCGTTGATTTGGGACATTTAGCCAACAGTATTCTTTCTACGACTAACAGGTGGAGCTTGGAGAGACTGGTGGATCACCTTCTGGACTTACGAATAAGCAAAGACAAAAAAGTCAGGCATAGCCAGTGGCATGTAATTCCTCTGTCGAAAGTTCAGCAAATATATGCCGCAACCGATTCATATGCAAGTCTTTTACTGTATAATATTTTGAAAAGTCGTGAAAATGAGCTTAAGGCTTTGGAAAACTAAACTTTAGAAAACTTATTTGTGTGACTGGGGGAGTCTTAGAGACTtctgtatatatttatttacttataagaATAAAGTACAGgtacttttttattatatatattgtaaGAATTTTTTGATCTGATCATTTATAGATGAATGTAATGtgttcaaattattttttaatgtttataccagagataaaataaaaactttgacaAGCATATGTTGCATAGTTTTGTCTATATCCCTATGTATATGTCttttttctaatatatcttaatgtttctttttgactttttttattGTCATCTTTAGTGATTACTCTCAATACTCAAATATATACTATCTCTTATTTATATTTGTCATTTTGAAGCAAATACCAACTTGTTCAAAGGATATAAAAGAGTTCATCTAGGCAAGAAGAGGAGGGCTAAGATTGCTCAAATTAAATCAAAGTACATAGTGGATTTGTATTTACACATTTCTTATTTTAATCTTACAATAAATATTCTGTAAAATTACTTGAAAATATTGAAATAGAAAGATTTGACATTTCATCATTATAGGTGTTGTAGATGCAAAAAAGTAAACTATCTGCAGTGCAAAAGGAAAATCATCAGTTCGTGAAGATTTGAAATTTTTGTGACAGCTCTCTGgatgtgtttatattttttgtattttgtgaaAATTACTTTCAAAATCAGTCAAAATTGTTTTAGTAAGATTTCTCAGACCTTGTATCACAAGTTTTTAAGTAATTTCAAAGTCTGAAATACTATCCTCGTTTTTTTTCTCTGCCTTCAACTCTGATTCAGTTTTTGCTTTCACCTCATCCTCTCTATCTAAATTCTCCACAtcaaaaaacacttttttcttcACTAAAGACCCCTCTGACGAAAAACTCTTCATTGCACTCTTGGTTTCCTTTTGCACATCTTTATCATCGATAGAATTCAAATCAGAATCAGTTTCTGCTAGTTTTAGTGAAAATTTTGACTGCAGCTCCTCGATAACGGCACTATGGGCTTTCTCCTGAAGGGATTTTCTGTCTGGGTCATTTTTTTCCTGATTGAAGCTTTTGGGGAGGTAAGGCTTCATGTCAGTTTCACTTTCTGTGTCATAAAGTGCAGGGTTCTTTATTGTCACCACAGGAGAAGGTTTGGATCTGTGGACAAAAGAATGTTTCAAATTTTggtgtttattttaattttatttcaaaaataatagaatataGGATATCAGTGTTTTCCTATATCTAATATCTTACgataaaaaaattgtattatgCCTACTTACATTGGTAattcatttttcttaatttgaATTTTGATAGTTTTTGGTTTTGATTTGCTTTTATGTGGAGAATCCTCCTTTCTAATAGTTTTAACTTTCTTTGCAGCTTCTTTCAATTCTTTGTTGTTCTTCAGCATTTTCTCAATAGACTTTCTTAAGGAATCATACTGTGGAAGACTCTGTAAAAACCAAAAACCACcagtttatttgatttttttaaaagtttatatatCATTCATTATATAATTATTACATTCACTACCTAAGTGTCGATTTTTATAAACTAAAAAAACATGTGTAGAGATTTTCCTTTCTAAATATATTCATTTTCAACTATTAAATGGTCTTCATTTAAGAACATATCAACAGtattattataaagaaaattaaagtgCTTTCAACAATGTTAATAAAAGAGTTTATACACAAAATTTACCTTTTTACTGACAGCTGCTTGATGTTGAACAATCTCTAGAGCCCTTTCAAAAGTCTTTTGTGGAATCCCATTCCAACGGGGGCTAATACCCATTTCTTGAAGACTACAATCTATAGTGCTTATTAATTTCCCACGAATCTCTTCTAGGGCATCATCTTTCTGTTTTTTATGTGGTAAATCTTTACTAGAAATAATCTGTGGTTTGACAGGAGTAAGTTTATGGTCCATTTTTGACAGAAATGGTTTTGGTTTGGCTTCTAGGAAAATACAAACTTTATTATAACAGTTATAAAAAAATGTGTACTAATGCTTTTATTTTAAACCAAACGTGGCAGTAATCCAATTCTAATAGTCAAAATTTGCATTCAAATGCAAACATATTGGTGATTCCTAAAGTGAATAAAAAATCCTAAAGATTcctacgaataaaaataaatacagcaTACCTGTGGAAGCATATTTGTCATCTACTCTATGTTCTTTTGCCTCAATTAATTCTTCATCTAAAGAAACTTCTTCAGATCCACTCAATTCACTACTAGATTCATACAGAACAGCAGCTGGTTTAATTATAACAGCAGGCTGCAAATCAGCCTTAGACTTTGGCTGTAAGGAAGACTTTGGTCTAACTTCTCTATCTACATCATCTTGGATGTGCTTCTTGGTAACTGTCTCTTGGATCTGCTTTTTTGCAGATGCCTCTTGAATTTGCTTGTCTTCAGTGATAGTAAATTTAGTTCTAGGTTTAACCACAGGTTTAACTTCCTCTTGAGTAGAAGAATCATTAGAAACTTGTTGTATATGTTTATCTACTATTTTTGAGACATCTGGAACTTGTTGATTTGGCAGATCCACTTCTGAAAGTTTTTGCCAAAAGGCTTGGATTTGGTTCTCTATATTACCCAAACCAGttgaaatctataaaaataagaataataaagACCCCTCCTTAAAGAAAGTCTAAACATTTATTTGTTCAATGGTTTTTATGGGTGACAGAAATGTTTCAAAGAAAAaatttgaaaagaagaaaaatgccACAGATTAGGAAGTTTAAGAGTCAAGAATCAGGCAATCTGTAAACATTACCTCAATTGACATCTGATGAAATACCATACCTTGCTTTCAATGCTTTCCTCAAAATTAGTCAATTTCTTCTCAAGTTTCTGGTCTATATCTTCCACAGCCTTATCAGGCACAACAGTTTCTGCAACATTGTAAGTATTATCATGctgaaatgtttgtatttttaaaatcttttctgtTTTTGCATGTTCTGTTTGAGTACTGCTATCTTCGATCCTAGGTACTTCCATAACTGGCTTTTCCACACATTTTGAGTCTTGATCACCTTCCTCCTTTTCCTTATTCTTGTAATGGAGCACCACATCAAACAATTTATCATATTTATCAGTAAAGAAGTTTTTTTCAGTCTGTAAATTATTCATTTTATCCTCAACTTGATTTCTGAACTTTTCAAAGCTCTCCTGAATCTCACAAACCAATTTTGCAGTTTTTCCTTCAGTTTCTGTACTGACTTCTTTGAAATTTTCAACCTCCCTTGGGCTTGGTTTTTCCTGTATGAATTTTTCAGTACTATTCAATCTTTCCTTTAGTTCTTTTATTTCAGAATGCAATTTTTCTGCTTCTGTTTGTACATGTGAaacactatttttgttttctggtgaAGTGTGTCTTCTTTTTACATGTGCATTTAAATAATCTTCCGAAGAAAACATTTTCGAACATGTTTCACAAGAATACCTTGCTGTTAAATTTCTGGATGATGAAATATGAGACTCTAATTCTTCTATATAATGCTTTAATTCTTTTAATTCCTGTTTTAATTTTGATACGTCCTTTTTAAGTAAAACTACAGTTTTgtctaaatattttttacaaaataataagtACTCTACGGATAACTGACTTAGGCGAAAGAGTTTCACGAAGTTGGAGTCGAGAACTATTGCTTGATCACTTTCCAAAACGTACTGAACAACTATGGGAATATTTCTTTCCACTGAGGCGACGTCTCTTTCTTTTATTATGCGATCAATGTCTATTAAACCTGAAGCAAAAAAACGGCatcaaaataatacaatatagGGATTTAGCTTCActcacaaattttatttttgtccaaatttgGATATTTATACTTTTCGAAGCAAAATCCTGTATCCCAAGCTAAACGCGCGTAATCGTAATGCCAATAGTAATCGTCCAATAACATTTTGATGAAAAATTCAATAAAGCAACTAAAATGCAaagaatcaaaatattttatttgaaatttaaaaatgatttgtTTTGATTGTAAAATTGACATTGACACCTATCAACACCAGAACGGgaacaaaatattttgaaataggatatttcattattttttaataaattagcaaattaacgttttttcaattataaattgttataattatatCTAATCTTTATTTAAGTAAAAATACTAATATGTACGGAGTATGCCGTAATATATTACTGCATTCTTCTAAATAAATTatgaattacattttatagacacatgcaatatttaatttttaccttgAGTTTCACACCTTACTTTTGGGTTATAATTTAGAAAAGGTCTAACAAACGAAGGTTTTGgaatttgattttcttttttctttagtttGGCTTGCAAGAAAATGTTGCAAATCGGATAGGATTGCAATAAAAGTTGCCTATATTGGGCGCAAAAGTTTAACATACCATTAATTAAAGTCAGCCTTTTATTTATATTggaatgattgcatttaaaattttatcttgGTGTATTTTAAAGATAAAACCTTTTTATCTAGACTTTTTAGATCTTTTCTATCAAATATTCTACCAGATATAAATATCTACGATTTTTATGTGGCTGAAATCGTTAAAAAGAAGCAGGCCGTGATTAAAAATGGTTGTGTCTGTGTCAATTATTACAAGGTTATCATAAATCATAACAaccatttcgtttattttaatttattattttgatacGAAATTAAATAGTATAGAAATATATGACATTGAAAACTTTTGTGTAACTTTAtatctttctggattcatttagaatttttacTACAAAATATAAGAAGTGTACCAAAAATGAGCAGTGAAAAACTTACCTCACAGCAAAAATCCTTCCTAGAAGAATGTAATTTAGAATTTTCGGAAAGATACACTGATGCAGACGTTGAATTCATGAAAATATTCGATTCAGACATACCTCCGCCACCAATTGTATCACCCTGGTATGGTAGACAGAGATTCAACAATAGGAATAGGGATAGACCAGGTGGAAGCTACAACTACAGAAATAGGGACACTAGTCGGGATTATAGCGAAAATAACAGAGGTAGGGAGTACAGCCATCATCATCAAAGGGACGATAGGAACACTAGTCAGGATTATAGCGAAAATAACAGAGGTAGGGAGTACAGCCACCATCATCAAAGGGACGATAGGAATCCTCAGCAGGATAGATACAGACCTTATTGAATGAATATACATTAATgtgaatttttaattattgttaagtgtcaaattttattatccacatcaattatcaataaatatcttatattttcactttaaattgattttgtatttataaaaatatggtTGGCTGGAACATTAACACTTTCTTTTCGATTGCACTTCCATTTTTATGGTATCTACCCAATTTCCATAAATTTCCAAATAAAACAACAGTTAACAacttattctttattaaaaattgttctataagTATTTACATaagatttctttaatatattttttactttgtgATGGTGACAATCTAATCTACTATTCAACTGGtcaaaacttttataaaaatcataaaaagaaaTGTTCACAAGTgcttctaataaaaaaaaacttcacTGGTTATTTTGTTGAGTATGTATATATAGCTAATGAGGTCTGTTTGGATATGTAAatcaaaaagtataatttttttattgaagaaATCATTTTACAGTCTATTAAACATAACACAGTTAAAATTAATGAATTATCTTAACAAATTTCTGAAAATTGACTAGTTTGTAAAATTGGtcagatttttaaaataaaataccttgtTAAGAGAATGTAAATTGGCAATAGGTAGTAAAACCAACATTTTAGTGATGtaatacaataaataaacaacattttggtgtctttttgtatgtatttttctCTAGTGACAAATTTAAAAATGTGTATGATTCGTTCTGGGGTGGGTGCTGAATATATCTAGAGGGAAAGAATGATTTGATTTCAAACTCTCCGTTAAACATTAGGTAAATATTTTCATGGTCCTAATAAAAGATTAGCCTGTTTTTTTGGTGTTCCTCTCTAAAATGATATAAATTCTTTTACTAACAAACTTTTTTGctctattttcttctattttgtgTTTCCTTACTCATTTTAATCATCCATTTGTCATCCAGAACATGTCTCCTTATAAAAGACCACATAAAACGCTAAAATTTTGAGTAAAATTCATTTGATGAAttaaaaaagaagcaaataatttaatataatcttcTATTCATGTCATAGGCAATATATTATGCTTTGGACCAAATATATATAATTGATTATGCATCCAGTGGCtgtcaataataataaatgatattaaaattccacaagaaaatagcttcagaaacaCATTGCAATAAAAAAGGGTTGCAAATATGTTACAGATTTTTAACTAGGCTCATTTTTGGTCTATTCTTGAGATATTTAACAATTTATATCTCTAAAAGAGCTGTGTTAACTACAAATTTTAGCTATTGTGCTTTTTAGGATTATAAGTGGTGTACATGAGATAAAAATGGGCCATAGGAAATTTCATTGAGGCACTCCTGCCATTCATATCAGTACTGAGATTGATTATATTTGGTGCAAATTGCAAATATCAggttataaaaactttaaaacacttgaaaaatattaaaaataactgTCCTATGGTTAAAAGCACAGAAATCTGAGGAAACAATCTGAGATCCACTTTTTTGGGATTTATGGTTAAAAGCAGAGAAATCTGATGAAACATATTTGCCTGGTGTCAAAAAAAGTGTGATTTTTATAATTGTGCATGTACCATTGTCAAACGTCAATCTATGACAAtgacattttggttttttctttcatttacaccagaaatttcaaaattattcagATTTCTATGCCTGGGAAACAAATTTAATGCCCTAAACATTGTTTGGCACACATATTTGTATAAGGATCCATAAAAACTATGACAAACAatctatttttaacatttttaaaataatctttttattAATATATGTAATTGTTCAAACAGGTACTTCATTCAATGTTACTTGTACGTTTTTATCAAAAGAATCTTTTGAGTTACGAAAAGATAGATGTTATAGCGAAATATAATTCAATTCTGTAGTACATATTAAGTAGTGAGTTACCATTTGTACAATTTTAGAAGAAGGAAGCTTAAACAGAAATGGAGCTATGGACACAACTATACCTACAGTCAAATTTTGTTTACCTATAAAAATCCTGGcataaaatgttgaaatttgttcattataaataatattttctctgTAGGTATATTTTGGGAATCAAACATTAACAATTTCAACAATCCCGGCACAAACTTCTGTTTTTTCTAGCCGAAAAAATAATCTATTTCTCATTTTCTTTATACAAATTTCCTAAATGTTATATACAAATATCAGTGCTCTAAATAGTACATGCATAGTGTTGAATATGCCGTTCAAGCATTTAGGACCCATAGATGTCAACCAATATAAATCTATGACTTTATTTATGTCAACTGTCACTTGTCAGGTGAAACAGACAACTTCTACCAGTGAATACTTCGTCATATACTCAGTATATTCGATAAACTTGTATCATAGTatattttaaagacatttttagtatgtttatcaaaaaatatgtcttcctATAGGTCCCAAGGGCCGTGATGAGCGTGGAGATGGtaataaatatcttaaaataacTCCCATTTGGTAGAACCTCTCATATTACCCTGCAATAATATATATCACAGTGCCGCACCAGTAGCTTTTACATTAACTATATTGTGTATAAAATGTAGCATGCTGTTAGAATTAGTaactaactaattttttttactgGTTTTAATAGAAGGAAATAAAGTTTACGAATAGTCATATGAATCTTGATATCGACAGAAACGGTTACAGAATAGACAAATTTATGGTATAAATAAATAACGGTAAGTCTACAGTAAATTTAAGACATATTAGTAGAATTTTTGATGCCAATTatactttaaaatttcattttttatttaattactgtTGGAATGATAGATTTCCTTATCTACGCCACTGGAAAACGAACAATTTCCTTATCTACGCCACTGGAAAACGAAcaacaataaatattaataacaataatcTGCCAACTTCTAAACTCAGTAGACTTTTCTAACAGCAAGCACATCGTACACAAATTTCCATCACTTAGATGTGATCAATTAAGGCTAAAATCAAACTAAATAAAGCTAAATATCACAAGGCGACGTCTGACGTGGAATTAGTGAACAATTCCGCATAGACGGGACAGTAGGGGCTCGCCGGTCCGCCCCAGGACCAACCGTTCGGAATGGCTAGGTGGATGAGACCCTGCTTGACGACTCCGTTCGTACCGGTAAGATGTTTCTGTAGTTTGGTGTTGTACAGAAGGTTGGTGGTGTGAGAACTGGCTCCGGGAGCCGGATGCTGCACGAAAGTGGTGTTCGTATTCTGCGAAAATACCGGCTGCAGGTTGCCGATGTTGAAATGGTcatctatgaaaaaaaaaatggttgttataatttattcattactagacttcggcaaatatgcatattgcatattttgcatatcgtgcatattttatgcaaatatttcatattttggcatatttgtataaaagtttgcataaagtgcataaaagttcagatttttatactgtatttgaaaatttttaaacataccaatttatttcaattcttgtataaaattttgtagtcattttaatcaagaaatgatctaagtacgtaatctctacaggtacaaaacatttacaatttcaaagaagatcaatttaagtagccctcaacattcttagaaagtctcggtcactgaggcattcagttattggataatcgctaagggttcgctcatttgcattttatgatctaatccaaaaatctatctacaatttattgtatcttaacagcaggaaaacggctaatagttttgttcctaatttagagattttccaaaatctcccagtttattgaattaggtacctaaacatttctaatttgatgctcagatttg
The genomic region above belongs to Diabrotica undecimpunctata isolate CICGRU chromosome 8, icDiaUnde3, whole genome shotgun sequence and contains:
- the LOC140448665 gene encoding uncharacterized protein codes for the protein MDPMQEEKIFEECADLLKTCTYILKDENVENPSTKKLELEKLHEEKENTAKKLELDRSEKYAHYLGLKLAHNRLMKKISVIVKCTQELNAKNRNVQDDGKKILDNEKDQFDDNARKMEDTEKQLEQLQTRFTESFLEQEITKLAGQLETAKQDKQTIAELPPRTVKLTKRVEELKDLATEIKSTTETVPGIEKKIKEKESNIEFLLRQMRNNEAKNDSLE
- the WRNexo gene encoding 3'-5' exonuclease, with the translated sequence MNLRRRSSPQEKEEEAKRMKLEEEKIAKYKANRPFIKFKGKITYHTELIDIALVSDNLLEKANSSSELFIIGFDLEWPFSFKTGPGKTATIQISCDEKHCYIFHVSKIKNLPKTLSELLIHPNVRLTGNCIKQDVRKLARDFTGFDSDKMVDNCVDLGHLANSILSTTNRWSLERLVDHLLDLRISKDKKVRHSQWHVIPLSKVQQIYAATDSYASLLLYNILKSRENELKALEN
- the DZIP1 gene encoding uncharacterized protein DZIP1, encoding MSILQSKQIIFKFQIKYFDSLHFSCFIEFFIKMLLDDYYWHYDYARLAWDTGFCFEKYKYPNLDKNKICLIDIDRIIKERDVASVERNIPIVVQYVLESDQAIVLDSNFVKLFRLSQLSVEYLLFCKKYLDKTVVLLKKDVSKLKQELKELKHYIEELESHISSSRNLTARYSCETCSKMFSSEDYLNAHVKRRHTSPENKNSVSHVQTEAEKLHSEIKELKERLNSTEKFIQEKPSPREVENFKEVSTETEGKTAKLVCEIQESFEKFRNQVEDKMNNLQTEKNFFTDKYDKLFDVVLHYKNKEKEEGDQDSKCVEKPVMEVPRIEDSSTQTEHAKTEKILKIQTFQHDNTYNVAETVVPDKAVEDIDQKLEKKLTNFEESIESKISTGLGNIENQIQAFWQKLSEVDLPNQQVPDVSKIVDKHIQQVSNDSSTQEEVKPVVKPRTKFTITEDKQIQEASAKKQIQETVTKKHIQDDVDREVRPKSSLQPKSKADLQPAVIIKPAAVLYESSSELSGSEEVSLDEELIEAKEHRVDDKYASTEAKPKPFLSKMDHKLTPVKPQIISSKDLPHKKQKDDALEEIRGKLISTIDCSLQEMGISPRWNGIPQKTFERALEIVQHQAAVSKKSLPQYDSLRKSIEKMLKNNKELKEAAKKVKTIRKEDSPHKSKSKPKTIKIQIKKNELPISKPSPVVTIKNPALYDTESETDMKPYLPKSFNQEKNDPDRKSLQEKAHSAVIEELQSKFSLKLAETDSDLNSIDDKDVQKETKSAMKSFSSEGSLVKKKVFFDVENLDREDEVKAKTESELKAEKKNEDSISDFEIT